The DNA window CAGCATTGCATCGCATGCGGATCGAACATGCAAATCTTCATCGAGCGCATCAGCGACGACCGATATGGCTGCCCCGGCGTCTACTCGATAGATCGGTGCGTTTCCTGTGGCCACATGTCGACGGCGCCACGGCTGACGGAGGAAGACCTGCCGGCGCTCTACAGCAATTATTATCCCCGTCGGGAGATCGATTTTGATGCGCTGGAGAAAGAGGCTGCTCTCGTCGAGAAGCCGTTCGCCGGTCTTCGTCGTTGGATTGCCGGTACCGATAACCAAGGACACTATCTGGCCAAGCCGGGGGAGAAGATATTGGATATCGGCTGCGGTTCGTGCCTTTCTCTTCTGGAGATGCGTAAGCTCGGCGTGGAATGCTGGGGTGTCGAGGCCGATCCGAACGTCCGTACCATTGCCGAAAGATATGATCTCCGTGTCCATATCGGCAATATCTATGACGTGCCGTTCGCAGATCAGAAATTCGATCTCATCGTGCTGAACCAGGTCATCGAACATGTGCCCGATCCGCTTGCGTTGCTCGCGGCTCTGAAGGATCGGCTAAACAGCGGCGGCCGCGTCATACTGGCGTTCCCGAACACGGGTTCCTTCCACCGCAAACTGTGGAAGGAGCGTTGGATCAACTGGCACATTCCGTACCACCAGAACCACTTCAATCGTAATTCTTTTGCCCTGCTGGCGCGAAAATCCGGTTACGACGTCGGGCGTATCAGGACGATCACTCCCAACCTCTGGTCAGTGCTTCAGCTCAAGACCTCACGGGAGCAGCGACAGGAAGGAAAGGCGTCCAGTACCTGGTCGGAAAGCGGCAGTTCTCAGAATCGGCCGAGCTTCATTCAAAAGCTCCGCAATGTCGCGGCTTCGCGCGGCGCCCGCCTTGCCGGTGTCATGCTGGGCTTGGGGAACCGGGCTCTGGACGCAATAGGTCAGGGCGATAGCCTCTTGGTAGAACTCCGACTATCCGCGGCGAAGAACTAGGATTTAGAGTCATGCGGATTGCCGTATTCGATACCTACTATTCCCGATTTCTAACGACCCATTATCGTCGCAATCGGGATTTGAGGTCGGCTTCCTCTCAAAGGCAGACGGATTCTCTGCTCGAGGCCGCATTCGGCACGTCTGACTTCTATTCGCGCCACCTGAAGGGCCTAGGTTGCGAAGTCATCGATATCATTGGAAATTGTGTTCCGCTTCAATCGGCTTGGGCGAAGGAGAACAACGAACCATTCAGCCCATGGGCGATGAAACTGCCACATCGGTTCTTCAGGTTGCCTTATATCGGGGCACGCCTGGCGGCGCTGCCTGGATTGCTGGAGGTTGCGATGGCGCGGGTTCGAGCATTCAAGCCGGATGTGCTCTATTGCCAGGATCTCAGCTTCTTTCCTCCTCATGCTTTGACCGAGCTGAAAAAGACTGTGCCGTTGATCGTGGGCCAGATCGCTTGTCCGTTGCCGCCGGACGGCTTCTTGCGTCCATATGACCTCATTCTGACGTCCTTCCCACATTTCGTGCCTCGTTTTCACGAGATGGGTATCAAATCCGAATATTTCCGGATTGGCTTCGACACTCGGGTGCTCGAAATCCTCGGGGACGTTCCACGGGATGTGCCGGTGAGCTTTGTCGGCGGTATAAGCCGCCATCATGGCAAGGCGATCCCTTTGCTCGAATATCTTGCCGAAACTACGCCGATACAGTTTTTCGGCTACGGCGCCAGGACGCTTCCACGCTCCTCTCCGATCCGTAAACGCCACAATGGCGAAGTCTGGGGCCCGGATATGTACCGCGCTCTGGCTCGCAGCCGGATCACTATGAACCGACACATCAATGTCGCCGAAAACAACGCCAATAACATGCGGCTCTATGAGGCCACCGGTGTGGGATCGCTGCTGATAACCGACAGGAAAGATAATCTCGGTGAGATTTTCGAGGTGGGTAAGGAAGTGGTTGCCTATTCCACTCCCGAGGAAGCGACAGAACTCATCCGCTACTATATTGACCACCCCGACGAGGCTGATGCCATCGCGAAGGCCGGTCAGGCAAGGACGCTGAAGGACCACACCTACAAGTCGAGAATGGCAGAACTGGTGCCGATCCTCGAACGATATCTGGAGAAACTGGGCTGATGTCGTTTCTGCGCGCGAGTCTCAATCGCTTCCCAGGGGTGAAGAGCCAGTTGAAGCGATTGCGTGAACGGCTGTCGCCGGCGACATCGATATCGTCTCACTATGTGGAAATAGATGCGTCTCGTCGCGACAGCGAAAGTTCGCGCCTTGCCGCATCTTGGAAAGCGAGTGATCTACCCGCCCGTCAGAGGGCTCTTGTCGAGCGCCAGCTGAAGGAATATCGCAACGGCGCTTCCATCGATGTATTCGATGTTTTTGCCGCCGCTCTGCGCAGGATCGACAATCTTCCGGCCAATGGTTCGCTGCTCGAAATCGGTTGTTCCAGCGGATATTATTCCGAAGTGCTTGATGCGAGTGGCTTGCCGCTACGCTACCGCGGCTGCGATTATTCCGATGCTTTTATCGATATGGCGCGCAGCACCTATCCGGCACTGTCGTTCGACGTGGAGGATGCGACGCGGCTCAGCTATCAGGATGAGGCTTTCGATGTCGTCGTCTCGGGATGTTGCCTGCTGCATATTCCCAACTATGAAGCGGCCATTGCAGAGAGCGCCCGTGTTGCCAAGGAATACGTGATTTTTCATCGTACGCCTGTTGTCTATGGCGAGCCCACCAAGTATTTCCGCAAGCAGGCCTATGGCGTCGAGACCATAGAGATCCATTTTTCCGAGCCGCAGCTATTGGACATGTTTCGAGTTCATGGCCTGGAAGTCCAGGCTAGCTTCACGCTGAACGAGAGCGCCGATCCACGTGATAGTAGCAAAGGCAATGCAAGCCGCACCTATTTGTGCAGGAAACAATCCCAATCATGACGACTTATTTTTGTACCCTTTTCGACAGCGGCTATCTCATCAAAGGGATGGCCATGATGGAGAGCCTCGTCCGGTGGTGTCCTGACGCGCATGTTTTCGTGCTTTGCATGGACCAGCAGACGCAGGAGATTTTGACCGCCTCCAAGAGGCCCTACATCACCTGCATCGCTCTTGCGGATATGGAGACGCCGGAACTTCTGGAAGCCAAGAAATCGCGTGGCGTGGCTGAATATTGCTGGACCCTGTCTCCGTGTCTGCCGAGTTTCGTGCTGGAGCAGCATCCGGAAATTGATTTCATCACTTACCTTGATTCCGATCTGCTGTTCTATTCACCGGTCACCCCGATTTTCGAGGAAATCGGCAATAGTTCCATCGCGATTATTGAACACCGTTTTGCCCCACGGCTGCAGAACCGCGAAATTAACGGCCGTTTCTGTGTTGAATGGGTGAGTTTCCGGCGCGATGAAGAGGGGATGCGCTGCCTTGCGCGCTGGCGCGAGCAATGTATTGAATGGTGCTACTATCGCCTGGAAGACGGCAAGATGGGCGACCAGAAGTATTTGGACGAATGGCCGGATCTCTATCCAAATTGCCATATCATCGAGCATCCGGG is part of the Rhizobium bangladeshense genome and encodes:
- a CDS encoding class I SAM-dependent methyltransferase, with the translated sequence MQIFIERISDDRYGCPGVYSIDRCVSCGHMSTAPRLTEEDLPALYSNYYPRREIDFDALEKEAALVEKPFAGLRRWIAGTDNQGHYLAKPGEKILDIGCGSCLSLLEMRKLGVECWGVEADPNVRTIAERYDLRVHIGNIYDVPFADQKFDLIVLNQVIEHVPDPLALLAALKDRLNSGGRVILAFPNTGSFHRKLWKERWINWHIPYHQNHFNRNSFALLARKSGYDVGRIRTITPNLWSVLQLKTSREQRQEGKASSTWSESGSSQNRPSFIQKLRNVAASRGARLAGVMLGLGNRALDAIGQGDSLLVELRLSAAKN
- a CDS encoding CgeB family protein, translating into MARVRAFKPDVLYCQDLSFFPPHALTELKKTVPLIVGQIACPLPPDGFLRPYDLILTSFPHFVPRFHEMGIKSEYFRIGFDTRVLEILGDVPRDVPVSFVGGISRHHGKAIPLLEYLAETTPIQFFGYGARTLPRSSPIRKRHNGEVWGPDMYRALARSRITMNRHINVAENNANNMRLYEATGVGSLLITDRKDNLGEIFEVGKEVVAYSTPEEATELIRYYIDHPDEADAIAKAGQARTLKDHTYKSRMAELVPILERYLEKLG
- a CDS encoding class I SAM-dependent methyltransferase yields the protein MSFLRASLNRFPGVKSQLKRLRERLSPATSISSHYVEIDASRRDSESSRLAASWKASDLPARQRALVERQLKEYRNGASIDVFDVFAAALRRIDNLPANGSLLEIGCSSGYYSEVLDASGLPLRYRGCDYSDAFIDMARSTYPALSFDVEDATRLSYQDEAFDVVVSGCCLLHIPNYEAAIAESARVAKEYVIFHRTPVVYGEPTKYFRKQAYGVETIEIHFSEPQLLDMFRVHGLEVQASFTLNESADPRDSSKGNASRTYLCRKQSQS